Proteins from a genomic interval of Scomber japonicus isolate fScoJap1 chromosome 10, fScoJap1.pri, whole genome shotgun sequence:
- the tmem67 gene encoding meckelin, with protein MATGTLPCVAGRYRVLLTLFLLIYTDLFLCQQFIVPFKAPLDCGVEEFFDISSLSCVRCGQNQRQSTTGLSCICKTGYKALTTDKASIICQQCPADKATVTNDGFGCIRCPASLSDDGKCHCPKGSVLVERDVSGNVLEEARCETCNGTGPAFSVPNNSGDRCERCQASFINTSCECNAPNVLSGGLCFAPGSLSTNVNPSVNFAQLKFSVQSAWFVKNLYSSSAACLVFSNLTACQALGNMCVMNMHSFSGVSTDACGLFNIIFRSRAALSSTQDISYWRANLPWLYYGDEPGLASRVLQTDPVPIGFSFRGKNKNTDIKLIAAVYNVKGEFLRWEDIGGGNLQLCPEAATKQKAAFSFGTAYQESCDLSVAELVNTYPEPLFYDVFMDLSGKEKRKLLPLPTLVYNQQYNGRFINQENMKNWYLSRRMFLVDTLSGREKRVNSQPKVIRVASSIKIKFQLVPRTMEGQVFPPLMTVAYRDVLITDINTQTVSTTFSVEYEMDQNEARMKTDTALGVMGGVAVLYSLLKTVSWKRRIASQLIDVETMLKFLLFYAGDLANVFFAVTVGTGLYWLIFYKAQQYVSVLLPLPAQEEQFVTYVGCAFALKAVQFLHKLFLQLTVDVFFIDWERPRSKASKTMQATSEVKRDPSPVSIWRTCFVANEWNEIQSIRKISPTFQIMAVLFFLEVFGFSSLALRDPWSTLQRSPQAYTPSYSLTLRYGLAATLWLCIGLLQVIFFTVFHEHFVEDKIRQFVDLCSISNISVLLLSHRCFGYYIHGRSVHGHADTNMEEMNNNLKRESASLCSQRGLLPNTDIQTFQVSLTNRVRLQYDRIREPISRRNAPSRLADASSANPGDQSFRAYHTMNYFLGSIIDHAHPDMDYIVKDKLMFERVVGMEFLEPSDKSIFYNDEAHSFSDVLFYGNEATLLIFDTLFFCVVDLGSQSFVLAAILTYIQQMIFRMIRITLGRKNLVRKTLVDERFLI; from the exons GACTGAGCTGCATTTGTAAAACTGGGTACAAGGCTCTCACCACTGATAAGGCATCCATTATCTGTCAGCAATGTCCTGCTGACAAGGCT ACAGTAACTAATGATGGGTTTGGGTGTATTCGCTGTCCAGCCAGTCTCAGTGATGACGGGAAGTGCCACTGCCCAAAAGGCAGTGTCCTTG TGGAGAGAGATGTCAGTGGAAATGTTTTGGAAGAGGCCAGGTGTGAGACTTGTAATGGAACTGGTCCTGCTTTCTCAGTACCAAACAACAGTGGAGACAG GTGTGAGAGATGTCAGGCTTCCTTCATTAACACCTCCTGTGAGTGTAACGCTCCTAATGTCCTG TCCGGGGGATTATGTTTCGCTCCAGGAAGCCTCTCCACCAATGTGAATCCCAGTGTCAACTTTGCTCAGTTG AAGTTCAGTGTGCAGTCTGCCTGGTTCGTCAAAAACCTGTACTCCTCGTCAGCAGCCTGCCTT GTCTTCTCCAACCTGACGGCGTGCCAGGCTCTCGGGAACATGTGTGTGATGAACATGCACTCCTTCAGCGGTGTGAGCACTGATGCTTGTGGCCTCTTTAACATCATCTTCAGATCCAGGGCTGCTCTGAGCTCAACTCAAGACATTTCCTACTG GAGAGCTAACCTGCCATGGCTTTACTACGGGGACGAACCAGGACTGGCGAGTCGAGTACTTCAGACTGATCCAGTTCCGATTGGGTTCAGtttcagaggaaaaaacaag AACACTGACATTAAATTGATTGCTGCTGTCTATAATGTCAAAGGAGAGTTCCTCAGATGGGAAGACATAGGAGGAGGTAATCTCCAG CTTTGTCCAGAAGCAGCCACCAAACAGAAGGCAGCTTTCAGCTTTGGAACCGCTTACCAAGAAAGT tgtgaTCTCTCAGTAGCAGAGCTGGTGAACACTTATCCCGAGCCGTTGTTCTATGATGTGTTTATGGACCTCagtggaaaagagaaaagaaaactccTTCCCCTGCCCACACTAGTTTATAACCAGCAATACAACGGACGGTTCATCAACCAAG AGAACATGAAGAACTGGTACCTGTCTCGACGTATGTTTCTTGTTGACACGCTGAGTGGAAGAGAGAAACGTGTGAATTCCCAACCTAAGGTCATCCGTGTCGCCAGCAGCATCAAAATAAA GTTCCAGCTGGTTCCACGAACCATGGAGGGCCAGGTATTCCCCCCTTTAATGACTGTGGCCTACAGAGACGTCCTCATCACAGATATCAATAcacaaactgtgtct ACAACATTTTCTGTGGAGTACGAGATGGATCAGAATGAAGCTCGCATGAAgacagat acTGCTTTGGGTGTGATGGGCGGTGTGGCAGTGCTCTACTCGCTTCTGAAGACAGTGAGCTGGAAGAGGAGGATCGCCTCCCAGCTCATTGACGTGGAG aCAATGCTGAAGTTTTTGTTGTTCTACGCTGGAGATTTGGCCAATGTTTTCTTTGCTGTCACTGTGGGAACTGGACTCTACTGGCTCATCTTTTACAAG GCCCAACAGTATGTATCAGTGTTGTTACCGCTGCCTGCTCAGGAGGAGCAGTTTGTGACGTACGTCGGCTGTGCCTTCGCTCTCAAG GCGGTCCAGTTTCTACACAAGCTGTTCCTGCAGTTGACCGTTGATGTGTTCTTTATTGATTGGGAGCGGCCACGGAGCAAAGCCAGCAAAACTATGCAAG CAACCAGTGAGGTGAAACGTGACCCCTCTCCAGTCAGCATCTGGCGGACCTGCTTTGTGGCCAATGAGTGGAACGAAATCCAGTCCATCCGCAAGATCAGTCCGACCTTTCAGATCATGGCTGTGCTCTTCTTCCTTGAA GTGTTTGGTTTCTCCAGCCTAGCTCTGAGGGACCCCTGGTCAACTTTACAGCGCTCGCCGCAGGCGTACACCCCTTCATACAGCCTGACGCTGCGCTATGGTCTGGCAGCCACACTCTGGCTCTGCATTGGACTTCTGCAG GTGATTTTCTTCACTGTTTTTCATGAGCACTTTGTGGAGGACAAAATCCGCCAATTTGTGGATCTCTGCTCTATCAGTAAT ATTTCTGTGCTGCTGTTATCTCACCGGTGTTTTGGTTACTACATCCATGGACGATCAGTGCATGGCCACGCTGATACAAACATGGAGGAAATGAATAACAATCTGAAGAGAGAATCT GCATCACTTTGCAGCCAAAGAGGTCTACTTCCCAACACAGACATCCAGACATTTCAGGTCTCCCTTACTAACCGTGTGCGGTTGCAGTACGATCGGATACGGGAGCCAATCAGCAGG AGGAACGCACCATCACGACTGGCAGACGCTTCCTCAGCCAACCCGGGTGATCAAAGCTTCAGAGCCTACCACACCATGAACTACTTCCTGGGATCTATCATAGACCAT GCCCACCCTGACATGGACTATATAGTGAAGGACAAGCTGATGTTTGAGAGGGTCGTAGGCATGGAGTTCCTGGAACCCAGTGACAAGAGCATATTTTATAATG ATGAGGCCCACTCTTTCAGCGATGTGTTGTTTTATGGAAATGAGGCCACACTGCTGATCTTTgacactttgtttttctgtgtcgTCGACCTCGGATCTCAAAGCTTCGTACTTGCAGCCATCCTTACATACATACAGCAAATG ATATTTCGCATGATCCGCATCACTCTCGGGAGAAAGAACCTTGTCAGAAAGACTTTGGTGGATGAGAGATTTCTCATATAA